From a single Microbacterium murale genomic region:
- a CDS encoding carbohydrate ABC transporter permease: MKILTRERLVGLAFLAPTLILFGVFVVYPIFYNVQASTLQWDGVNVGTAVGIDNYLELFRDPTFLITLRNSAFWIVLTIVPQGLIGFLLAVAVNQGLRGSTIYRAIFFIPAILSPVVVGIVWQRILDPFNGVLTAIGKATGLSFLGGNYLADPQTAIFAVIFVNVWMWTGFSMLFYLAGLQLIDPSLMEAARIDGASGFQTMVRITFPLLKTTTLSLVLLGIIGSLKTFELVYVLTQGGPNHASEMLPTFAFLEAFQLQNVGYASAISVVLLVIAVVSSLSMVRVFGAGFITGEEK, from the coding sequence ATGAAGATCCTGACGAGAGAGAGGCTGGTGGGACTGGCCTTCCTGGCTCCGACCCTCATACTCTTCGGCGTTTTCGTCGTCTACCCCATCTTCTACAACGTGCAGGCGAGCACGCTGCAGTGGGACGGCGTCAACGTCGGCACCGCCGTCGGGATCGACAACTACCTGGAGTTGTTCAGGGATCCGACGTTCCTCATCACCCTCCGCAACTCGGCTTTCTGGATCGTGCTCACCATCGTCCCGCAGGGGTTGATCGGCTTCCTCCTCGCGGTGGCTGTCAACCAGGGCCTGCGTGGCAGCACGATCTACCGGGCGATCTTCTTCATCCCAGCGATCCTCTCGCCGGTCGTCGTTGGCATCGTCTGGCAGCGTATCCTCGATCCGTTCAACGGCGTGCTCACGGCCATCGGCAAGGCCACGGGACTCAGCTTCCTCGGCGGCAACTACCTCGCCGACCCTCAAACCGCGATCTTCGCCGTGATCTTCGTGAACGTCTGGATGTGGACCGGGTTCTCGATGCTCTTCTACCTCGCCGGTCTGCAGCTGATCGATCCGAGCCTGATGGAGGCGGCGCGGATCGATGGAGCGAGCGGGTTCCAGACGATGGTGCGCATCACGTTTCCGCTCCTCAAGACCACGACCCTCTCGCTCGTGCTGCTCGGGATCATCGGGTCGCTCAAGACCTTCGAACTCGTCTACGTGCTCACGCAGGGCGGACCCAACCATGCGTCCGAGATGCTGCCGACCTTCGCGTTCCTCGAAGCCTTCCAATTGCAGAACGTGGGCTACGCCTCGGCGATCAGCGTGGTGCTGCTGGTGATCGCCGTCGTGAGCTCGCTCTCGATGGTGCGGGTCTTCGGCGCCGGATTCATCACAGGAGAAGAGAAATGA
- a CDS encoding carbohydrate ABC transporter permease, protein MTAMNETRNLIVPKEAAKTRSRHGAPGRRVGWLHFVLVPLSVLWLVPIIMVIGLSMMPPNNPGTQFFGIFPEEFSIKNYFTIWAQNPILLHLLNSLLITVPSVLLVCVLGSMTAFALARLRVPLKALIFGILILALILPMSSIVVATFRILQSMQLYNNLLGLVLVYTALGLPFAVIIIRTSYLAIPLETYEAARLDGASSWQIFWRIYLPLGKPALAVVAVWQTMMSWNDFLLPLVTLGDNALKPLTLVPLAYRGMYLSQPGALFAILVLISIPVVLLFLFIQKYLVNGLSGAIK, encoded by the coding sequence ATGACCGCGATGAACGAGACCCGCAACCTGATCGTCCCGAAGGAGGCGGCGAAGACCCGCTCTCGGCATGGGGCGCCCGGTCGTCGTGTGGGCTGGCTGCACTTCGTGCTGGTGCCGCTGTCGGTGCTCTGGCTAGTACCGATCATCATGGTCATCGGCCTCTCGATGATGCCGCCGAACAACCCCGGCACCCAGTTCTTCGGGATCTTTCCCGAGGAGTTCAGCATCAAGAACTACTTCACGATCTGGGCGCAGAATCCGATCCTGCTGCACCTGCTTAACAGCCTGCTGATCACCGTGCCCTCGGTACTGCTGGTGTGCGTGCTCGGTTCGATGACGGCGTTCGCGCTGGCTCGACTGCGCGTGCCGTTGAAGGCCCTGATCTTCGGCATCCTGATCCTCGCGCTGATCCTGCCGATGTCGAGCATCGTGGTCGCGACGTTCCGGATCCTGCAGTCGATGCAGCTCTACAACAACCTCCTCGGACTTGTGCTGGTGTATACGGCGCTCGGATTGCCGTTCGCGGTGATTATCATCCGCACCTCCTACCTCGCGATCCCGCTCGAGACCTATGAGGCTGCGCGTCTGGACGGTGCCAGCTCCTGGCAGATCTTCTGGCGCATCTACCTGCCGTTGGGCAAGCCCGCGCTTGCGGTCGTCGCGGTGTGGCAGACGATGATGAGCTGGAACGACTTCCTGCTGCCGCTGGTGACTCTGGGCGACAACGCCCTCAAGCCGCTTACCCTGGTGCCGCTCGCCTATCGGGGTATGTACCTCTCGCAGCCGGGAGCGCTCTTCGCGATCCTGGTACTGATCTCGATCCCAGTCGTGCTGCTGTTCCTCTTCATCCAGAAGTACCTCGTGAACGGCCTCTCGGGGGCAATCAAATGA